Proteins from a single region of Nerophis lumbriciformis linkage group LG36, RoL_Nlum_v2.1, whole genome shotgun sequence:
- the LOC133576990 gene encoding uncharacterized protein: MMHHVTCGGSSDYCMSGPAEDSHPASCFDLYSLQSNKFYPTTSGLHLSLAGLAPLPQSMHKGMMMPGQFHDTQNPFHLQSLRTNTEAAAGAKKNTAKVKSGKRGRPLGTTKLAGYRTSTGRPPGTTRAAGFKTSPGRPVGTTRAAGYKVSPGRPPGSVKSPARLKVQELGGDATKKLDFSICTSPNKLEFTGCDVPLLDYSMLEKRDLCGPLVKADDAN, translated from the coding sequence ATGATGCATCACGTGACCTGTGGCGGCAGCAGCGACTACTGTATGAGTGGCCCTGCAGAGGACTCTCACCCTGCAAGCTGTTTTGATCTATACAGCCTCCAATCGAACAAGTTCTACCCAACAACGTCTGGGTTGCACCTGTCACTCGCAGGCTTGGCCCCTTTGCCACAGAGCATGCACAAGGGGATGATGATGCCAGGTCAGTTCCacgatacccagaatccctttcaTCTTCAGTCGCTGAGAACCAATACGGAGGCGGCTGCAGGCGCCAAGAAAAACACAGCTAAAGTGAAGTCGGGGAAGAGAGGCAGACCATTGGGGACCACGAAGTTAGCAGGCTACCGCACCAGTACTGGACGTCCACCCGGGACCACAAGGGCCGCCGGTTTTAAAACCAGCCCCGGCAGGCCTGTGGGTACAACCAGAGCTGCGGGGTATAAGGTGAGTCCTGGCCGGCCCCCGGGTAGTGTCAAGAGCCCAGCTCGGCTCAAGGTGCAGGAACTCGGGGGCGATGCTACCAAGAAACTAGACTTCAGCATCTGCACCAGTCCCAACAAACTGGAATTCACCGGCTGCGACGTTCCGCTGCTTGACTATTCCATGCTGGAGAAGAGAGACTTGTGTGGGCCTCTTGTTAAAGCGGACGACGCCAACTAG